From the Arthrobacter sp. PM3 genome, one window contains:
- a CDS encoding PucR family transcriptional regulator, with the protein MAITVAELLAEPQLGLSLLAGSAGLGNRVTWAHTSDLPRLWEWVTGGELMMTNGLSIPADPAGQVELAEALVNAGASALAIGEQMHAPELLPEFFEVCDHLPLPVISIPYPLPFIAIARSVAESSLLEESRRLRQTARIYDLLRLAGPSEDNWLSLILGIEAELDAGLFVIDRRCLHPWHPGGQPLPPDLEQHLEPLTSKSPVASKKFQWHRFGDRHLLMMDIPTHANALLVVLPRSEPLPDAVVLLHAATVLGLELSRTALSLENQRRLGAEFLAQAFDGRLGIADIESRLPEFGISSREFLIVSMSSDDGERLAGVHVDLWRHGYPTACQRRSNTLHLAVASDCSDVLLRHAVPSDVRIGISRPSAAAGAQRALQESMWALGTASSTGERLVRYAEGPSWLGLTSFEEGHALVQRLLGPIFEYEQGENGDLILTLRTFLDSQRSWQKTAAALFAHRQTIIYRIRKIGELTGLDMTETSTLAQLWFALQIHQAMDLQGHPRGA; encoded by the coding sequence ATGGCGATCACCGTGGCCGAACTGCTGGCAGAACCTCAGCTGGGCCTGAGCCTCCTGGCAGGTTCCGCCGGCCTGGGCAACCGTGTCACTTGGGCCCACACCTCCGACCTCCCGCGCCTGTGGGAATGGGTCACCGGCGGGGAACTCATGATGACCAACGGGCTCTCCATCCCGGCGGATCCCGCGGGCCAGGTTGAACTGGCCGAGGCACTGGTCAACGCCGGTGCCAGCGCGCTGGCGATCGGCGAGCAGATGCATGCCCCTGAACTCCTTCCCGAGTTCTTCGAGGTCTGCGACCATCTGCCGTTGCCGGTGATCAGCATCCCGTACCCGCTTCCGTTCATCGCCATCGCGCGGTCGGTCGCCGAATCGTCGTTACTGGAGGAGTCCCGCCGGCTGCGGCAGACGGCCCGCATCTATGACCTGCTGCGGCTCGCGGGGCCGTCTGAGGACAACTGGCTCAGCCTGATCCTGGGCATCGAGGCTGAACTCGACGCGGGCCTCTTCGTCATTGACCGGCGGTGCCTGCACCCCTGGCACCCCGGAGGCCAGCCGCTGCCCCCGGACCTCGAGCAGCACCTTGAACCGCTGACCAGCAAGTCACCGGTAGCCAGCAAGAAGTTCCAGTGGCACCGCTTCGGCGACCGCCACCTCCTGATGATGGACATCCCGACCCACGCCAACGCGCTCCTGGTGGTGCTGCCCAGATCCGAGCCGCTCCCCGATGCCGTGGTGCTGCTCCACGCGGCCACCGTCCTTGGGCTGGAGCTGTCCCGGACCGCGCTGTCGCTGGAGAACCAGCGCAGGCTGGGTGCGGAGTTCCTTGCGCAGGCCTTCGACGGGCGCCTGGGCATCGCCGACATTGAAAGCCGGCTGCCTGAGTTCGGGATCTCGTCCCGGGAATTCCTGATCGTTTCCATGTCCAGCGACGACGGCGAGCGCCTGGCGGGCGTGCACGTCGATCTGTGGCGGCATGGCTATCCGACGGCCTGCCAGCGCAGGTCCAATACCCTGCATTTGGCCGTCGCCTCGGACTGTTCCGACGTTCTGCTGCGGCACGCCGTCCCCTCGGACGTGCGGATCGGCATCAGCCGGCCTTCCGCTGCCGCCGGCGCGCAGCGGGCCCTTCAGGAATCGATGTGGGCCCTCGGGACGGCGTCAAGCACCGGCGAACGGTTGGTCCGCTATGCGGAGGGACCCTCGTGGCTGGGGCTCACGAGCTTCGAGGAAGGCCATGCCCTGGTCCAGCGGCTCCTCGGACCCATTTTCGAGTACGAACAGGGAGAAAACGGGGATCTGATCCTCACCCTGAGGACGTTCCTTGACTCCCAGCGGTCCTGGCAGAAAACGGCGGCCGCCCTGTTCGCGCACCGGCAGACCATCATCTACCGCATCCGGAAGATCGGTGAGCTGACCGGCCTTGACATGACCGAGACCTCGACGCTGGCGCAGCTGTGGTTTGCCCTGCAGATCCACCAGGCCATGGATCTGCAGGGCCATCCGCGGGGCGCCTGA